One window of Acidimicrobiales bacterium genomic DNA carries:
- a CDS encoding aquaporin: protein MVDDHGQVSLERGTFLGRGPHEAEPPWVRNPSARRHEWRRLFSEVLGTFLLVVVAAGAPVVDAVSHGRVPLDAQVVAPGLMVMAIIYFMGMVSGAHLNPAVTLSFAVRGNFPWGRVPGYILAQLIGATAASLLLRALFGTVGHLGATLPGPGISSGTAFLIETLLTFGLISVILGTASGARNVGANAALAVGGYIALAGLWAAPISGASMNPARSFGPQLVTDDWTSWWAYVAGPVAGGLLAVAVAWILRGPPSLAANIVAQGEALGGNLPESRAPGADRSSSRDN from the coding sequence CCGCCCTGGGTACGCAACCCGAGCGCCAGGCGCCACGAGTGGCGGCGCCTCTTCTCGGAGGTGCTCGGCACCTTCCTGCTCGTCGTCGTTGCCGCCGGCGCCCCGGTCGTCGACGCCGTCTCCCACGGCCGGGTTCCCCTCGACGCCCAGGTGGTCGCGCCGGGCCTCATGGTGATGGCGATCATCTACTTCATGGGCATGGTGAGCGGCGCCCACCTGAACCCGGCGGTGACCCTGTCCTTCGCCGTCCGGGGCAACTTTCCCTGGGGCCGGGTGCCGGGCTACATCCTCGCCCAGCTGATCGGTGCCACCGCCGCGTCGCTCCTCCTACGGGCGCTGTTCGGAACCGTCGGTCATCTCGGCGCGACGCTCCCCGGCCCGGGCATCTCCTCGGGCACAGCTTTCCTCATCGAGACGCTGCTCACCTTCGGCCTCATTAGCGTCATCCTCGGAACCGCTTCCGGGGCACGCAACGTGGGCGCCAACGCCGCGCTCGCAGTCGGCGGGTACATCGCCCTCGCTGGTCTGTGGGCGGCCCCCATCAGCGGAGCATCGATGAACCCGGCCCGCTCCTTCGGTCCGCAGCTCGTCACCGACGACTGGACGAGTTGGTGGGCGTACGTCGCCGGACCGGTCGCCGGTGGCCTGCTCGCCGTCGCCGTCGCCTGGATCCTGCGGGGGCCTCCGAGCCTGGCCGCCAACATCGTGGCCCAAGGGGAAGCCCTCGGCGGCAACCTCCCCGAATCCCGAGCACCGGGAGCCGATCGGAGCAGCAGCCGCGACAACTAA